A segment of the Macrobrachium rosenbergii isolate ZJJX-2024 chromosome 40, ASM4041242v1, whole genome shotgun sequence genome:
TCACACTGGTGAGAAACCATATGAATGCAAAGTGTGTGGTAAACGATTTATATCAAGTCCAAACCTTGCGAGACATTGTTTAATTCATGAGCAGGTTAAACCTTTCCCATGTCCAGAATGTAATAAGCAGTTTAGCCAGAAGCAGCTTTTGGACAACCACATGCAGAAGCATACAGGAGAGCGCCAGTATTGCACCATTTGCAACAAGTACTACACAGCCAAGTCTAGTTTTGATCAACACATGAAAAAGCATTCTCGTAAGGCAGCACACTTTAAATGTTTTAAGTgctataaaattttttgtagtaGTTGGGCCTTAAAAAAGCATGTGCGCATTAACAaatgttctgaaaaaaaattcacgtGCATTCTCTGTAATGAACGGTTTACAAGGAAGATCAGTGTCATAAAACATACGATTCTTTATCATGCTTGTGAAGAGGAAACAAGTGATTCCTCTTTGAATACTGGAATATCATGTTTTAGTTGTTCCTCATGCAGTAGGACTTTTTCAAAGAAACGTTCACAGATTTATCATGAAACTGCTGTCCACAAAATAGTGCATCACCTAAAGTTAACCAGCTCACCTGAACAATCAGAATTCATTAATGGTGCTTATATGAATGAAGCAGATGGCTCAGTCGGTGATGAATATGTTGCTGGTAGTATATGTAAAACTAGtacttttaatgataaaatacaaaaaacagtaAGTAATGCTAGTAAGAAAACTGATTGTGACACCCGTGAACCAGGAAGCATTGTAAAGGAAGTATTAACCAGTtcaaatgataatattaatatgaaatattttgagaaagcAGTCCCCTTAagcaaaatgtttgtaaaagaagGTATTTTGGATGGAGATGAATTAAATCATGAACCAGGTAATCCTGTAGGAATGGATTTTCTTGTAGAAGATGAACATTGTGATAAAGAGTTTAAAAAGGAAGTTACATATGAAATTATTGACTCTTTTCATTGTCCAGAATGTAATGAGCAGTTTAGTCAGAAACAGCTTTTGGATGACCACATGCAGAAGCATGATGAGGATCGCCATTGCACTCAGTGCAACAGGAATTATACATCAAAGTCTAGTTTTGATCGACATATGAAAAAACATTCTTGTAAGGCAGAACTTTTTAAATGCTTCAAGTGCTGTAAAATTTTGTGTGACAATTATGCCTTGGAAAGGCATTTACATAATAACAaatgttctgaaaaaaaattttcctgtacCCTGTGTAGTGAGCGATTTATGAGAAAGAGCAATGTCATAAATCATACAATACGTTATCATGCTTGtgaagagggaaagagtgatACTCTGTTGAATAACAAAATGACATGTTTTAATTGTTCCATATGTGGGAAGCTTTTTTCAAGGAAACGTTCACAGATTTATCATGAAATGGTTGTCCACAGAGTGATAACACACCTGAAGTCAACTGGCTCACCTGAGCAGTCAGAAATCATTAATGTGGATTTTATGAATGAAGCCAGTGGCTCAGTTGACTTGGAATTTGTTGATGATAGTGTTTGTGAAACAAATACCGTTAATGTTGATTTACATACAGCAGGTAACATTTCTAGTAAGAAAGTTcatcatgataatgataatagtaatgagaGAGATCATAGGGATGTAGTCCCCTTAAATAGAGTGTTTATAAAAGAAGATATTGGAGAGGGAGATGAAGTAAATGATGACCCAGGAAATCTTGCTCGATTGGGTTTTCCTGAAGGAGATAAACATTTTAATGTTGTATTGAAAGAAGACTTagaaaatgttataattaaagatgaatacattgaaaataattgagacaaataaaatctttgtattggtATATTGATGTGAAACAAGTATGGTTTAGcaatttcttcttttcctattcACTGATTTACCCTCttatttgtgtttaaaattatGTGAGTATACGCAAATACTGTAATCATTAGGTAATCCTTGTAGGGCATACAGTTTTTCAGGGTTACTGAAAAggaattatgaatttatttgtgaAACTTGAGATTAAAGAAGAGTACTACAGTGTTGGCACAAGGTATCAGTCAGACTTTGAAATCCTAATAAAGGTTAAAATCTCTTTTAACAAGAACATTCCTTAGATTCACAAGTCATCAGCTTTGATCTCCCCCAAAAGAGAGACCTGACAGATTATCTTGGGTTTGTTGTGCTTTTTAGTGTGATATCTTCAAGGTTATTGTAATTCATTATGTAAACATGGGTTTTATTTCATGGTTTCCatgtaatatacaatatacagtgaaccccctgatACCATTTTGGCATAGGGGATGACCCCACACACCCCTGACAACCTGGGTCAAATCATGAAtgcttaaaatccctctaaaaacacttagaactgcccattttgatagcttaaacacagaaaaaccctgtaaaaatgcttatacctgaatattttaatagttttatcacaaaaagtgcatttattcatgaaaattatatgaaaatacagtaattagtgaatatttctctgtgaaaaatacaccTCAGAATCctgaattttgaatgatttttagatatgttccacacagaaagaagtgttcaagaacagaatttgagtccgcgaacgttgacaacgcgaatacgggggttcactgtacctaCTTACTTCCTTGCCATCTGTTTGAGTTGCTTGGCCAGTcgtatgaaaacatatttttaatgtggtggtctggttaaactatatacagtataatgatgtACAGTAGTGGGTTGTCCCAAGACTTACCATGacataagtaataattttttgaagATACAGAGCCAGTGTAATGGCTGTGGAGCTGATAGCACTGTACTTCTGTGAGTGTATAAAAAACTTACTGTATGGTAAGTACTCAACTGGTGAAGGAATTAACCacttcaaatatatgtaaataaatattgtacCTGCATATGATACTGTGTGATAAGTAATAAAGAAGAGGGAAGATTATTGAATGATGAAGGAATTCCTGCTACAGAAGTATTGGAGAGCATTGCAGGTATTTTGATAAGGTGAAATCTGAAACAATTTTGtgattccaaaagaaaaaatatggtatagattgatttctttgatttttaccattttatataaGAACTTGGAGGTTAATGaccttttataataatttaataataatctttatagaTGAGTTATAGATAGGTTACGTCATTTCCTTAGTTACAGTATGTCTTGgtgatattaattaatattttgatttgtggTTTAGTTCTTCTTGGAAGCATGGTATTACATAAATGCAAAAGTGTTGTACAGTAATTGTAATATGTTtctgcacaaatacaaaccttcattctgtACATAGGATTCAGCTCACAAATGAGAGCTGGAACAaccatttaactttcagacaaggtcgttaCCTACCGACAGGTGGGGGAAGTCCCACCCACCTGTCAgtatgcactccactttgcttctgGCCACCTTTGTGTATACAGTAGATGTCTCTTTGGTTCTCTGCCCAACTTGccatttactttctttaattttttgctttgagTATATTGCCTTTGTATGATTGTTGAGATCAAACCCCTCAATAACTTAAGCCTCTGAGTGGGTGAAGTTTgccaggaggaagaagagagagaatagggtCTTCCAAGTTTCATCAGATTGTAGTTCTCCACTGGTGACTCTGAAGGTCCTCTTCAGCATCTTTCTTCCCCCTGCCAAACTCCTACCCACTGTCGCTGTAATACTCCCAAGGGAGTAGTTTCCTCCTCGCTGACTCCTACTGAGTGTTCTGTAGAGAGCTATTGAAATGGGGGAGGATGTCCAGCCCGGCTTCTCACCTGTGGCCTCTTTTCACTCTGAGGGAGAGCTTTCCTCTGAAGGACGCTCTTTCTTGGGGTGAATGGAAGAGCtttacaggctgctctatgagcaagagcccttgctggcataaagccagctcaatcaataACAACATGGAGGAGCACTACCCTAACCCAACTTTTGTTCCAGGTGTCGTATAGGATGAGAGGCTCAGGGAGTTGTGGCCCTCCCTGGGCATCTAGGGTGAGCCCAGTGTTTTGTCCCTTCTTAACCACCtgaagttaagtacatcttagtttaaccagaccactgagctgattaacagctctcctagagagggctagcccaaaggattagatttattttacatggctaagaaccaattggttacttagcaatggaacctacagcttattgtggaatctgaaccgcattatagcgagaaatgaatttatatcaccagaaataaattcctcttattgcaatacactcccaaacacctgaattagccctggtcacc
Coding sequences within it:
- the LOC136826311 gene encoding zinc finger protein 271-like — translated: MISLDIPLQNQILMSSIMETDKTNKYQCELCDAVSKTKGNYEKHMRRHTGEKPFSCQVCGKAFSLLCNVKRHEITHSGQKPFKCDLCDKRFTEKGSLTKHMRLHTGENLFTCTICHRRFHQRSHLNSHLDHHANGMCCKICGKMFNNKESLYKHEISHVISHKDKLALRKTYTCAVCGKSFQHKTKFTCHMRVHTGEKPYECKVCGKRFISSPNLARHCLIHEQVKPFPCPECNKQFSQKQLLDNHMQKHTGERQYCTICNKYYTAKSSFDQHMKKHSRKAAHFKCFKCYKIFCSSWALKKHVRINKCSEKKFTCILCNERFTRKISVIKHTILYHACEEETSDSSLNTGISCFSCSSCSRTFSKKRSQIYHETAVHKIVHHLKLTSSPEQSEFINGAYMNEADGSVGDEYVAGSICKTSTFNDKIQKTVSNASKKTDCDTREPGSIVKEVLTSSNDNINMKYFEKAVPLSKMFVKEGILDGDELNHEPGNPVGMDFLVEDEHCDKEFKKEVTYEIIDSFHCPECNEQFSQKQLLDDHMQKHDEDRHCTQCNRNYTSKSSFDRHMKKHSCKAELFKCFKCCKILCDNYALERHLHNNKCSEKKFSCTLCSERFMRKSNVINHTIRYHACEEGKSDTLLNNKMTCFNCSICGKLFSRKRSQIYHEMVVHRVITHLKSTGSPEQSEIINVDFMNEASGSVDLEFVDDSVCETNTVNVDLHTAGNISSKKVHHDNDNSNERDHRDVVPLNRVFIKEDIGEGDEVNDDPGNLARLGFPEGDKHFNVVLKEDLENVIIKDEYIENN